In Deinococcus detaillensis, the following proteins share a genomic window:
- a CDS encoding ATP-binding protein: MTAAKPYPLLPVPPPALPFVGRSAEGRALLLSIRAARSVALVAPPAYGKSALLSELVEAVEEITVPLIVPKVAPFTAFLSDLHDAMHGAGIYSPGVKITKDLDTDRATWRKKYAGGNEARARALVEALRLYVQAGHQPPAVLVDDAGGITQAMTPVLVGMAAHAALVLAIYPETLQKAGTRRLWQLCDKVELAQLDGSDSRALVGSLTASYGITTPDTKAYENSVLALSSGIPGEIVRLVRYVPAAEIVKQRGGSALAQNRAAREERGTALAPVLLVLSAVFVIIRVLGRARGEMDAYVIGQVGMAASMILLPLMRRWTAAR; the protein is encoded by the coding sequence ATGACCGCAGCCAAACCGTACCCACTTCTGCCTGTTCCCCCGCCCGCGCTTCCGTTTGTTGGCCGCTCTGCCGAGGGCCGCGCTCTGCTGCTGAGCATTCGGGCCGCCCGCTCTGTTGCGCTGGTCGCCCCGCCCGCTTACGGCAAAAGTGCTCTGCTTTCTGAACTCGTTGAAGCAGTCGAAGAAATCACTGTGCCACTGATCGTACCGAAGGTCGCGCCGTTCACGGCGTTCCTCTCCGATCTGCACGACGCTATGCACGGCGCAGGCATCTACTCCCCAGGTGTCAAGATCACCAAAGACCTCGATACAGACCGGGCGACCTGGCGCAAGAAGTACGCTGGAGGAAACGAGGCCCGCGCCCGCGCTTTGGTGGAAGCGTTGCGGCTGTACGTTCAAGCTGGCCACCAACCGCCCGCCGTGCTGGTGGACGACGCCGGGGGCATCACGCAGGCGATGACGCCTGTACTCGTCGGCATGGCCGCACATGCGGCGCTGGTGCTGGCCATTTACCCTGAAACCTTGCAGAAGGCCGGTACGCGCAGACTGTGGCAACTCTGCGACAAAGTAGAGCTGGCGCAGCTCGACGGCTCCGACTCGCGGGCGCTGGTCGGTTCGCTGACCGCTTCCTACGGCATCACCACACCTGACACCAAAGCCTATGAAAACTCTGTACTGGCGCTGAGTTCTGGTATCCCCGGCGAAATCGTGCGCCTGGTGCGCTACGTTCCCGCCGCCGAAATCGTCAAGCAACGCGGCGGCTCGGCACTGGCGCAAAACAGAGCAGCCAGAGAGGAACGCGGCACCGCGCTCGCGCCCGTGCTGCTGGTGCTTTCTGCCGTGTTTGTCATCATTCGAGTCCTGGGCAGGGCCAGGGGAGAAATGGACGCTTACGTGATCGGGCAAGTGGGCATGGCCGCCAGCATGATTCTCTTACCGCTGATGCGGCGCTGGACGGCGGCGAGATGA
- a CDS encoding metal-dependent hydrolase produces MQAATHLAGAALTLAVARGFGMEVGPFEVGAMMLGSLLPDIDTTTAGAGRYIRPVSSWLESKYGHRTVTHSLLFAVLVSLPFWLLWPGVGLALFLGIFSHLLLDTANVNGLPYLLFPVRHTFWFLPSRRSRIRYGSSQETTLAVILALSGVALWPLSADTFSTEVRRLIASPETAVVDYANWRDTNEVFAELDGFNSDTQEKVEGKYRVIEALGRRGVLVEDEAGNAYQVAENGQIVAYRVRVQKGAALAVLDSRVSVGGRLLRDVLAAVPPDARVYFTGELQLSAPVNIPPPAAGTFARIAGTDRLTLHSARPADLSPFAASYVVAGSLVARLSAGAGRSGVRSRQEAGLSFELPAEASRTEARTVTLSGLPSLAGVLVERGANVLEGQPLARYVLLADLADLDTQMTSKRRDVAEAKAQRARARASFEQQRDTLGRTLAPAQEAAQIQARLYALGAVARVDMEQAQMRAQAVDDQMTALGLNYSDTAAQARARADGLALDLQALQGKRARSAAAQVVRSPVAGKVAEVRVKDATQAGVSVDVVIISTLATAPTAPVKASSLY; encoded by the coding sequence ATGCAGGCCGCGACCCACTTAGCGGGCGCTGCTCTAACGCTCGCTGTAGCGCGTGGCTTTGGGATGGAGGTCGGGCCGTTCGAGGTCGGGGCCATGATGCTGGGTTCACTGCTGCCTGACATTGACACGACCACCGCAGGCGCAGGCCGCTATATCCGCCCCGTGTCGAGCTGGCTCGAATCCAAGTACGGCCACCGAACCGTGACACACTCGCTGCTGTTCGCCGTGCTGGTGTCGCTTCCTTTTTGGCTGCTGTGGCCGGGTGTTGGCTTGGCGCTGTTCCTCGGCATCTTCTCCCACTTATTGCTCGATACCGCCAATGTGAACGGTTTGCCCTATCTGCTGTTCCCGGTTCGGCACACCTTCTGGTTTCTGCCGTCCAGGCGCTCAAGAATCCGCTATGGCTCAAGCCAGGAAACAACGCTGGCCGTGATCCTGGCACTCTCGGGCGTGGCGCTGTGGCCGCTGTCAGCCGACACGTTTAGCACCGAAGTTCGCCGGTTGATCGCCAGTCCAGAAACGGCAGTGGTGGACTATGCCAACTGGCGAGACACCAACGAAGTGTTCGCCGAGCTAGATGGATTCAATTCCGACACACAGGAGAAGGTGGAGGGAAAATACCGCGTCATCGAGGCGCTAGGCCGTCGCGGGGTGCTGGTGGAAGACGAAGCGGGCAATGCTTATCAGGTGGCTGAGAATGGGCAGATCGTGGCCTACCGTGTCCGAGTCCAGAAGGGCGCGGCGCTGGCCGTGCTGGATAGCCGCGTGTCGGTTGGTGGGCGTTTGCTGCGTGACGTGTTGGCCGCAGTTCCACCGGACGCCCGCGTGTACTTCACTGGAGAATTGCAGCTCTCCGCGCCGGTCAACATTCCCCCGCCCGCTGCGGGGACGTTCGCACGGATCGCGGGCACTGACAGGCTGACTTTGCACAGCGCCCGCCCCGCTGACCTGTCCCCGTTCGCCGCTTCTTATGTAGTCGCCGGTTCGCTGGTGGCCCGGCTCTCTGCTGGTGCGGGGAGGAGTGGCGTCCGTTCGAGGCAGGAAGCGGGCCTCAGCTTTGAGCTACCCGCAGAGGCCAGCCGCACTGAGGCCCGCACCGTTACGCTGTCCGGTTTGCCGTCGCTGGCAGGCGTGCTGGTCGAACGCGGCGCGAATGTCCTGGAAGGTCAACCGCTGGCCCGCTATGTATTGCTCGCCGACCTGGCCGACCTTGACACCCAGATGACGAGCAAGCGGCGCGACGTGGCCGAAGCGAAGGCGCAAAGAGCGCGGGCGCGGGCGAGCTTCGAGCAGCAGCGCGACACGCTAGGCCGCACATTGGCCCCGGCGCAGGAGGCCGCCCAGATTCAAGCGAGGCTCTACGCTCTCGGCGCGGTTGCGCGTGTGGACATGGAACAAGCTCAGATGCGGGCGCAAGCTGTAGACGACCAGATGACGGCGCTCGGCCTGAATTACAGCGACACGGCAGCCCAGGCACGGGCGCGGGCCGATGGTTTGGCATTGGATCTACAAGCGCTTCAAGGCAAGCGGGCCAGATCAGCCGCCGCCCAGGTGGTGCGCTCTCCAGTTGCCGGGAAGGTTGCCGAGGTCAGGGTCAAGGACGCCACGCAAGCTGGCGTGTCGGTTGATGTGGTGATTATTTCCACGCTGGCAACAGCGCCGACAGCGCCGGTCAAGGCGTCAAGCCTGTACTAG